The Procambarus clarkii isolate CNS0578487 chromosome 12, FALCON_Pclarkii_2.0, whole genome shotgun sequence DNA window CATCCAGGTAATTATTCCTTGGTCCTTATCATATAATATATCAATGTTTCCTCTGATATATCTGGTCATATatataggattccggctttacagcaaGTGCCCTTTAAaatgaacaagaagaggaagcagtaCAGTTACTTGGTAAACCAGTACATGGGGTGGTGATGTTAGCCTCAAgcacgaggattatttggtgtcatcaTTCTTGTTtaaacctggtggactaagcctgccatACAAGAAGATAAGACCTCTTAATTttcattactaatatatgtagtttaatactgtagtttgattagctgcaaatatataaatttaatataacccccccccctaatgtgtaaggattcgatttgtgagaatattgcagatatacagtccactaaacacgatacaaattgctatcgaaatatataaattaatataaatataaattctacataaattcatataaattaaataaatataaatctaacAAGTCGGTTCCCCACAATAATCCTCACCATACTTAGCATGTAGGCAAGTGCTTGAGTCAACTTCTTTGCCGACTGTATATCCTCTGGTGGATGTTTGACCATGGTATTTTGGGGGTTGTAGGCTAATATGCACTTGGCGTTCACCTACTTAGTACCATTTACAGTATTATTATCTTATGTGTGAAGCGCTTCTACCACTTTagtttttatataaattatctctaTAAATTTCTTGAGATGGTGGAACAAATGGATTAATTAACACCTGATATATAAGCACACACAAATAAAAGTAAGAGCTGTGCTCATGGGGCCGTCTTGCTGCAGGTGCTGTGTGTGTCGCCCTCCTTGCTCGCGAGTGGAGACGCCAATATTTATCTTATTCAATTTACTTAACGTTTATTCATTAATGTATTATAAGGTTAATGAATGATATGATATTACCCAAATTGATGGTAATATAACAGCAAATGTTATTCGTTACGATTTCCTGAATTAGGAGATCGAATGTTAGAAATTGTTAAGAGAGGTATATATATAAGCCGCCCAGGTGGGGGAGTACTCTCTGGGAACTTACTCTACACGAGAATTAGTGTACTAGGCTGTGGATTATTTTCCATAAATGTGACAATactgcatgaatgtgacaacactgcctgcatgtgacaacactgcatgtatgtgacaacactgccagtatgtgacaacactgcatgtatgtaacaacactgcatgaatgtgacaacactgcatgaatgtgacaacactgcatgtatgtaacaacactgcatgaatgtgacaacactgcatgCATGTGACAACACTGCATGCATGTAACAACACTGCatgtatgtgacaacactgcctgCATGTAACAACACTGCatgtatgtgacaacactgcatgaatgtgacaacactgccTGCATGTAACAACACTGCatgtatgtgacaacactgcatgaatgtgacaacactgcatgtatgtaacaacactgcatgaatgtgacaacactgcatgcatgtgacaacactgcatgaatgtgacaacactgcctgcatgtgacaacactgcatgaatgtgacaacactgcatgCATGTAACAACACTGCATGCatgtgacaacactgcatgaatgtgacaacactgcatgTATGTAACAACACTGCatgtatgtgacaacactgcatgtatgtgacaacactgcatgtatgtgacaacactgcatgaatgtgacaacactgcatgaatgtgacaacactgcatgaatgtgacaacactgcatgaatgtgacaacactgcatgaatgtgacaacactgcatgtatgtaacaacactgcatgaatgtaacaacactgcatgaatgtgacaacactgcctgcatgtaacaacactgcatgaatgtgacaacactgccTGCATGTAACAACACTGCatgtatgtgacaacactgcatgaatgtgacaacactgcatgaatgtgacaacactgcatgaatgtgacaacactgcatgaatgtgacaacactgccTGCATATAACAACACTGCatgtatgtgacaacactgcatgaatgtgacaacactgcatgaatgtgacaacactgcatgaatgtgacaacactgcatgaatgtgacaacactgccTTGCATGTAacaacactgcatgaatgtgacaacaatgcatgaatgtgacaacactgcatgaatgtgacaacactgccTTGCATGTAacaacactgcatgaatgtgacaacactgcatgaatgtgacaacactgcatgaatgtgacaacactgcatgtatgtgacaacactgcctgCATGTAACAACACTGCatgtatgtgacaacactgcatgaatgtgacaacactgcatgtatgtgacaacactgcatgaatgtgacaacactgcatgaatgtgacaacactgccTGCATGTAACAACACTGCATGGatgtgacaacactgcatgaatgtgacaacactgcatgaatgtgacaacactgcatgaatgtgacaacactgcatgtatgtgacaacactgcctgCATGTAACAACACTGCatgtatgtgacaacactgcatgaatgtgacaacactgcatgaatgtgacaacactgcatgaatgtgacaacactgcatgtatgtgacaacactgcctgCATGTAACAACACTGCatgtatgtgacaacactgcatgtatgtgacaacactgcatgaatgtgacaacactgcatgaatgtgacaacactgccTGCATGTAACAACACTGCATGGatgtgacaacactgcatgaatgtgacaacactgcatgaatgtgacaacactgcatgaatgtgacaacactgcatgtatgtgacaacactgcctgCATGTAACAACACTGCatgtatgtgacaacactgcatgaatgtgacaacactgcatgaatgtgacaacactgcatgaatgtgacaacactgcatgtatgtgacaacactgcctgCATGTAACAACACTGCatgtatgtgacaacactgcatgaatgtgacaacactgcatgtatgtgacaacactgcatgaatgtaacaacactgcatgaatgtgacaacactgcatgaatgtgacaacactgcctgcatgtaacaacactgcatgaatgtgacaacactgcatgaatgtgacaacactgcctgcatataacaacactgcatgaatgtgacaacactgcatgaatgtgacaacactgcatgaatgtgacaacactgcctgcatataacaacactgcatgaatgtgacaacactgcatgaatgtgacaacactgccTGCATATAACAACACTGCATGTATGTGACAATGCTGCTTGTgacaacactgcatgaatgtgacaacactgcctgcatgtaacaacactgcatgaatgtgacaacactgcatgaatgtgacaacactgcctgcatataacaacactgcatgaatgtgacaacactgcatgaatgtgacaacactgcatgaatgtgacaacactgcatgaatgtgacaacactgcctgcatgtaacaacactgcatgaatgtgacaacactgcatgaatgtgacaacactgcatgaatgtgacaacactgcctgcatgtaacaacactgcatgaatgtgacaacactgcatgaatgtgacaacactgcctgcatgtaacaacactgcatgaatgtgacaacactgcatgaatgtgacaacactgccTGCATGTAACAACACTGCCTGCATGTAacaacactgcatgaatgtgacaacactgcatgaatgtgacaacactgcctgcatgtaacaacactgcatgaatgtgacaacactgcatgaatgtgacaacactgccTGCATGTAACAACACTGCCTGCATGTAacaacactgcatgaatgtgacaacactgcatgaatgtgacaacactgcctgcatgtaacaacactgcatgaatgtgacaacactgcatgaatgtgacaacactgcctgcatgtaacaacactgcatgaatgtgacaacactgcatgaatgtgacaacactgccTGCATGTAACAACACTGCCTGCATGTAacaacactgcatgaatgtgacaacactgcatgaatgtgacaacactgcctgcatgtaacaacactgcatgaatgtgacaacactgcatgaatgtgacaacactgcctgcatgtaacaacactgcatgaatgtgacaacactgcatgaatgtgacaacactgcctgcatataacaacactgcatgaatgtgacaacactgcatgaatgtgacaacactgcctgcatgtaacaacactgcatgaatgtgacaacactgcatgaatgtgacaacactgcctgcatataacaacactgcatgaatgtgacaacactgcatgaatgtgacaacactgcctgcatgtaacaacactgcatgaatgtgacaacactgcatgaatgtgacaacactgcctgcatataacaacactgcatgaatgtgacaacactgcatgaatgtgacaacactgcatgaatgtgacaacactgcctgcatataacaacactgcatgaatgtgacaacactgcatgaatgtgacaacactgcatgaatgtgacaacactgccTGCATATAACAACACTGCATGTATGTGACAATGCTGCTTGTGACAACTTGTATTTCCTCACCGCATAAGTTTTAATGAAAAACGCAAATAAACTGTAAATCTTTTATTATACTCTTATAACAAAAGAGAAATACTGAAGAGGCGGTGCAGTACAAGCCATTGTTCCTACATAATGTTCAGTTACTCGTAAGTGTTCAAAGAGCAGGAAGCCAATGCTCAAGCTAATTCTTCAATAATGACCAATAATATGTGGTTATTCAATGCTTACAAAAGTACTGAACTAGAAGAAATTTGTGTAGGGCCTAAATTATGATTATTTACCATTTTTCTGAGTAGGGAGAAAGCAAATGTCGAAGCCATCATCAACAAAGTTACTGAAACTTCTTTACTAAACCAGTAGATTTCAATGTTATACTCAACAGCGGTGGTCAAGCCGGTACGACCTGTCCTTACAGTGGTGTGGTCACGACAGCCTTGGCGGAGGACCTGATCAATCATTTAGAAGGCTGGTCTGATCATCATGGTGGTCTCCATGAGAGAGTCATGGTAGCCCTCCCACGGTTGCCAGTCGATGCCGTCTGCATAGCTCTCATGTTTGCCAACGTACTGGTAGCCGTTCAAGTTGGAGATGTGACAATTGTCATACCACCAGGCGCCACGGTACCTTCAGTGAAGAAAACAATATAACACTATTATTCCTAAACTTTCATCGTTATTGAGCTTATTAAACATTAGCATGCATGGCGGTGTTTCATACATTAGCATTCTCGTGTAACTTTAGACGTTGCTCCCGTATTTGGTTGACACTAAGGAAAGAATTTGTGCCATTCCCACTAACGTGGTGCATCTCAAAGGAAGGTTATGTTACACAGTGCATGTCAAAAAGGCTTGTTATACACACTATATTCTTTTTAATAATTTGCGAAGGATTTAACATGATCTGCCGCACGATAAAGCTACCATTTCTTAATGCTGCATTAATTTTCAAATTTCCTACGGtattaaaaatattatatatacccTTCATGGGTATATATAACTACCTTTCTACTGCAAGGATTTTAAAAGACTTTGAAGAGTGTTTGAAGAAGTCTTTGAAGAGAACAGGCAGAGTTGAGTGAATGTTGAGAGCGTGACTAGGGGAACCTGAGGATACCTACGCGAGGGCACAGTTTGCTGTACTATTGTCATGGTCAGCGTCGTGGGTGGAGAAGGGGTATCCATCGTGCTTCCCGCCTCCCAGACCGTCTCCGGCGTCGCCCGTGTACCTGCTCCAGACAACACATGTTACTCGCAGCTCGCCCTCTCACCTCCACCACAATACGTATCTCTCACCACAATAGTTGTATTTCACAAAACTGTGAGATACAACTTTGACGAAATAATCCTCATATTTATTTTCTTATTAAAGTTTTATACACCATTATTGTAGAATACCTAAGTTTAGATTAGTTTTTACGTATACAGCTATAGTTTAAGACGCATGAAAATATCTGGAAATGAATTTACCTTCCCACACTGATACGGTAATTTGTGTCAGGAGCCATTATGTTGAAGCGTCCGTACTTTGCCCATCGTTGTTCCCCCTCATAGTTCTTGAGGTCAATCCTCAGTTCCTGAAGTGTGACAGAAGTGAGCTGGTGGAGAAGGTCGAGGCCCAGCCAGAACTCGCCCTCCAGATGACCAAATCCTAGTTGATACTCGACCCATGTACGGTAAAAATCTTCTCATTCAGAGAGGTTGCGGCGTCTCTGGAAGACGGTCCAGCCGCCGCCGTCTACACTTTGATCACAGAAAACGGTAACGGAGGCGTCAGGGTGCTTACGGAACGGATACACCTGCCGGATGCCGGCTCCAGTCTCGCCAGCAGCCAGTAGGTCTTTGCAGTGTCGCGGATTTTCTCAATGGTCTTAGTCTCTTTTACTGCTGACAACGTCTTCTGTAACAGTGACATGACAAAAAGATAAGGAAGAACAACCTTATAAATGCAATGTGATAAATCTTTATATCAAATCAAAGTCATACATACCAAGACCTAGCGAGGTGCGTTATTTACTGCTGAATGCTTGACAATAAGTGATTCATTTCTCtttataatgataataattgTTTTGACAGGACATAACTATAATGTTTTACAGGACCGTACATCCAAAATAGGTAATACACATTAAATTACTTTGGTACCTGATGTTGTTTGGGTGATGGAGGacatatcttcactacacactataatCATATAAGCTACACATAACCATCTAAGCCACACATAACCATCTGCACAGTAACCATCTAAACTACACATAACCATCTTAACTGTAACCATCTTAGCTACACATAACCATCTAAGCTACATAAAACCATCTTACCTACACATAACCGTCTTAGCTACACATAACCATCTTAGCTACACATAACCATCTTAGATACACATAACCATCTTAGCTACACATAACCATCTTAGCTACACATAACCGTCTTAGATACACATAACCATCTTAGATACACATAACCATCTTAGCTACACATTACCATCTTAGATACACATTACCATCTTACCTACACATAACCATCTTAGCTACACATAACCATCTTAGCTACACATAACCATCTTAGATACACATAACCATCTTAGCTACACATTACCAACTTAGATACACATTACCATCTTACCTACACATAACCATCTTAGCTACACATAACCATCTTAGCTACACATAACCATCTTAGCTACACATAACCGTCTTAGATACACATAACCATCTTAGATACACATAACCATCTTAGCTACACATAACCGTCTTAGATACACATAACCATCTTAGATACACATAACCATCTTAGATACACATAACCATCTTAGATACACATAACCATCTTAGATACACATAACCATCTTAGATACACATAACCATCTTAGATACACATAACCATCTTAGATACACATAACCATCTTAGATACACATAACCGTCTTAGATACACATAACCATCTTAGATACACATAACCATCTTAGATACACATAACCATCTTAGCTACACATAACCATCTTAGATACACATAACCATCTTAGATACACATAACCATCTTAGATACACATAACCATCTTAGATACACATAACCATCTTAGATACACATAACCATCTTAGATACACATTACCATCTTAGATACACATAACCATCTTAGCTACACATAACCATCTTAGCTACACATAACCATCTTAGATACACATTACCATCTTAGATACACATAACCATCTTAGATACACATAACCATCTTAGCTACACATTACCATCTTAGATACACATAACCATCTTAGCTACACATAACCATCTTAGATACACATTACCATCTTAGATACACATTACCATCTTAGATACACATTACCATCTTAGATACACATTACCATCTTAGATACACATTACCATCTTAGATACACATAACCATCTTAGATACACATAACCATCTTAGATACACATAACCATCTTAGCTACACATTACCATCTTAGCTACACATTACCATCTTAGCTACACATAACCATCGTAGCTACACATTACCTACACATAACCATCTTAGCTACACATTACCTACATATAACCATCTTAGCTACACATAACCATCATAGCTACACATAACCATCTTAGCTACACATAACCATCTTAGCTACACATAACCATCTTAGCTACACATAACCATCTTAGCTACACATAACCATCTTAGCTACACATAACCATCTTAGCTACACATAACCATCTTCAATTTAACCTTCTTAGCTACACATAACCATCTTCAATTTAACCTTCTTAGCTACACATAACGATCTTAGCTACACATAACCATCTTAGCTACACATAACCATCTTAGCTACTCATAACCATCTTAGCTACTCATAACCATCTTCAATTTATCCATCTTAGCTACACATAACCTTTGtagctcagcccgtcctccaaaaattgggaggtaaatgtaatagccccataagtgcaattatgtaccatgTATGGCAgacaggaaatgtacttattacacttagtattaaaacgtactggcaattcggaggatgggttgctacATATCTCTTCTCCTTCTCatatctctcctctcttctctctccttttctctccttctctctctcttctctctctctgctctctctctctttctctctctcaccttatctctccttctctctcttctctctctctttctctctctcttttctctctctctcttcttcttctatctctctcttctttttctatctctctcttctctctcactctcttgttctcttttctttcttctgtctctctctctcacttctctttttttctcttctttccccttctctcttctctctctctctctctcttctctctctctctctctctctctctctctctctctctctctctctctctctctctctctctctctctctctctctctctctctctctctctctctctctcttcctgtcttCTCGCTATCtcccttcttcttctctctctattctctatctttttcttcttctctctctccctctctctcttctctctctcccttttttctctgtctctctccattttttccctctctctctcttccttgtgACTCTCTTATCtttttcattctctctctctctctctctctctctctctctctctctctctctctctctctctctctctctctctctctctctctctctctctctttctctccccctctccttctctctctctctctttctctccccctctccttctctctctctctctctctctctctctctctctctctctctctctcatctctctctctctctctctctctctctctctctctctctctctctctctctctctctctctctcttctctcttttctcttctctctctctctctctctctctctctctcttctctcttttctcttctctcttctactttcttctttctctttcttcatctctctctctttattcttCTCATcttcttctctcatctctctctctctcaatttttctctacttctctctcttcttctctctcttcttctctctctcttctcttccactctctcttctcttccactctctc harbors:
- the LOC123772960 gene encoding techylectin-5A-like → MAPDTNYRISVGRYTGDAGDGLGGGKHDGYPFSTHDADHDNSTANCALAYRGAWWYDNCHISNLNGYQYVGKHESYADGIDWQPWEGYHDSLMETTMMIRPAF